A part of Tardiphaga sp. vice304 genomic DNA contains:
- a CDS encoding O-acetylhomoserine aminocarboxypropyltransferase, with the protein MTDRLPGFATLAVHAGAQPDPTTGARATPIYQTTSFVFNDSDHAASLFGLQSFGNIYTRITNPTTAVLEERVAALEGGTAALATASGHAAQLVVFQQLLRPGDEFIASRKLYGGSINQFTHAFQSFGWNVVWADSDDIASFERAVTDKTKAIFIESIANPAGSITDIEAISAVARKAGVPLIVDNTLATPYLIRPIDHGADIVVHSLTKFLGGHGNSLGGIIVDAGTFDWSKDGKYPMLSEPRPEYHGIKIQETFGNFAFAIACRVLGLRDLGPALSPFNAFMILTGIETLPLRMERHCENARAVAEFLSAHPAVAAVNYAGLAGNRYHALARKYAPKGAGAVFTFSLKGGYEAGVSLVSKLKLFSHLANVGDTRSLVIHPASTTHSQLDDDAKTRSGAAPDVVRLSVGIEDKEDLIADLEQALGA; encoded by the coding sequence ATGACCGACCGCCTTCCCGGCTTTGCCACGCTGGCCGTCCACGCAGGCGCGCAGCCCGATCCAACCACCGGCGCGCGCGCGACGCCGATCTACCAGACCACATCCTTCGTGTTCAACGATTCCGACCACGCGGCATCGCTGTTCGGACTGCAGTCGTTCGGCAATATCTATACGCGCATTACCAATCCGACGACCGCAGTGCTGGAAGAGCGCGTCGCAGCACTTGAAGGCGGCACCGCGGCGCTGGCGACGGCCTCGGGCCACGCCGCGCAACTGGTCGTATTCCAGCAATTGCTGCGTCCGGGCGATGAATTCATCGCGTCGCGAAAACTCTATGGCGGCTCGATCAACCAGTTCACCCACGCCTTCCAGAGTTTCGGCTGGAATGTGGTGTGGGCCGATTCCGACGATATTGCCTCGTTCGAGCGCGCGGTGACCGACAAGACCAAGGCGATCTTCATCGAATCGATCGCCAATCCCGCCGGCTCCATCACCGATATCGAGGCGATTTCCGCCGTGGCGCGCAAGGCCGGCGTGCCCTTGATCGTCGACAACACGCTGGCGACGCCGTATCTGATCCGGCCGATCGACCACGGCGCCGACATCGTGGTGCATTCGCTGACCAAATTTCTCGGCGGCCACGGCAATTCGCTGGGCGGCATCATCGTCGATGCCGGCACCTTCGACTGGTCGAAGGACGGCAAATATCCGATGCTCAGCGAGCCGCGCCCGGAATATCACGGCATCAAGATCCAGGAGACCTTTGGCAACTTCGCCTTCGCGATCGCCTGCCGCGTGCTGGGGCTGCGCGACCTCGGCCCGGCGCTGTCGCCGTTCAACGCCTTCATGATCCTGACCGGCATCGAGACGCTGCCGCTGCGCATGGAGCGCCATTGCGAAAACGCCCGGGCGGTCGCCGAATTCCTGTCGGCGCATCCCGCGGTGGCCGCGGTGAATTACGCCGGCCTGGCTGGCAATCGCTACCACGCGCTGGCCCGCAAATATGCGCCGAAAGGCGCCGGCGCGGTGTTCACCTTCAGCCTGAAGGGCGGCTACGAGGCCGGCGTCAGCCTGGTCTCGAAGCTGAAACTGTTCTCGCATCTGGCCAATGTCGGCGACACCCGCTCGCTGGTGATCCACCCGGCCTCCACCACCCACAGCCAGCTCGACGACGACGCCAAGACGCGCTCGGGCGCGGCGCCGGACGTGGTGCGATTGTCGGTGGGCATCGAGGACAAGGAAGATCTGATCGCGGATCTTGAGCAGGCGCTGGGGGCGTAG
- the rpsI gene encoding 30S ribosomal protein S9 — translation MSDTMQSLDQLSSLKVQAPDAPTYVKKIDKQGRAYSTGKRKDAVARVWIKPGAGKIIVNTREVEVYFARPVLRMLIQQPLVAAARAGQYDVICTVAGGGLSGQAGAVRHGISKALTCFEPDLRGVLKKGGFLTRDSRVVERKKYGKAKARKSFQFSKR, via the coding sequence ATGTCGGATACCATGCAGTCCCTCGACCAGCTGTCGTCGCTGAAGGTGCAGGCACCGGACGCCCCGACCTACGTGAAGAAGATCGACAAGCAGGGCCGTGCCTACTCGACCGGCAAGCGCAAGGATGCGGTCGCCCGCGTCTGGATCAAGCCGGGCGCCGGCAAGATCATCGTTAACACCCGCGAAGTCGAAGTCTACTTCGCACGCCCCGTTCTGCGCATGTTGATCCAGCAGCCGCTGGTCGCCGCAGCCCGTGCCGGCCAGTATGACGTGATCTGCACCGTCGCCGGTGGCGGTCTGTCGGGCCAGGCCGGTGCTGTGCGTCACGGCATCTCCAAGGCGCTGACCTGCTTCGAGCCCGACCTGCGCGGCGTGCTCAAGAAGGGCGGCTTCCTGACGCGCGACTCGCGTGTCGTCGAGCGTAAGAAGTACGGCAAGGCGAAGGCCCGCAAGTCCTTCCAGTTCTCGAAGCGTTAA
- a CDS encoding GGDEF domain-containing protein, with the protein MSLDTSTLYLVATLVAAMLGAMLLFFGRQEKIAALNWWGAAYLLGAASVGLWTLAGAMLGDVLSLALNAIGFVACAMVWNAARVFHGRKPSWLGLGFGAAAWVAAILTLPPEASALRMTIGAGIVALYATLTASELWAERRKSVQRRWPTVIVPFLHGFVLMLPILIGDVVDSGTGHSGASVWAMIFAIELVLYAVGTVFVIFMLVSERAVTVHKVAASCDPLTGMFNRRGFSEATARMIEREAKAGRPITVMIFDIDHFKSINDRFGHPAGDEVLKLFANIITQTLRLTDLSGRIGGEEFAAMLPCNLEEAMNAAERVREAFATCGIEIDDAPVVTTVSIGVAGGPAHTELDVLLAAADTALYDAKRGGRNRVQAAEEQQPVSLEQGRRAIDGQTAPKASVVRGGLTIGTTAAR; encoded by the coding sequence ATGTCGCTCGACACTTCCACGCTCTATCTCGTCGCGACCTTGGTCGCCGCCATGCTGGGCGCCATGCTGCTGTTCTTCGGGCGGCAGGAGAAAATTGCGGCGCTGAACTGGTGGGGCGCGGCCTATCTGCTTGGCGCGGCCTCGGTCGGACTGTGGACCCTGGCCGGCGCGATGCTGGGCGACGTGCTGTCGCTGGCGCTCAACGCCATCGGCTTTGTCGCTTGCGCCATGGTGTGGAACGCGGCGCGGGTTTTCCACGGTCGCAAGCCGAGCTGGCTCGGTCTCGGCTTCGGCGCCGCGGCCTGGGTCGCCGCCATCCTCACTTTGCCGCCTGAGGCCTCCGCGCTGCGGATGACGATCGGCGCCGGCATTGTCGCGCTGTACGCCACGCTGACCGCCAGCGAATTGTGGGCCGAGCGCCGCAAGTCGGTGCAGCGGCGCTGGCCGACGGTGATCGTGCCGTTCCTGCACGGTTTCGTCCTGATGCTGCCGATCCTGATCGGCGACGTCGTGGATTCCGGCACCGGCCATTCCGGCGCCAGCGTCTGGGCGATGATCTTTGCGATCGAACTGGTGCTCTACGCCGTCGGTACCGTGTTCGTGATCTTCATGCTGGTGTCGGAGCGCGCCGTCACGGTGCACAAGGTCGCGGCCTCTTGCGATCCGCTGACCGGCATGTTCAACCGCCGCGGCTTCTCGGAGGCCACCGCGCGGATGATCGAGCGTGAGGCCAAGGCGGGCCGTCCGATCACCGTGATGATCTTCGACATCGACCACTTCAAGTCGATCAACGACCGCTTCGGCCATCCGGCCGGCGACGAGGTGCTCAAACTGTTCGCCAATATCATCACGCAGACGCTGCGCCTCACCGACCTGAGCGGGCGGATTGGCGGTGAGGAGTTCGCAGCGATGCTGCCGTGCAATCTGGAAGAGGCGATGAACGCGGCCGAACGTGTTCGCGAAGCCTTTGCGACCTGCGGTATCGAGATCGACGACGCGCCGGTGGTAACCACCGTCAGCATCGGTGTCGCCGGCGGGCCGGCCCATACCGAACTCGACGTGCTGCTGGCGGCGGCGGATACCGCGCTGTACGACGCCAAGCGCGGCGGCCGCAACCGCGTGCAGGCGGCGGAAGAGCAGCAGCCGGTATCGCTGGAGCAGGGCCGCCGCGCCATCGACGGCCAGACGGCGCCGAAAGCCAGCGTGGTGCGCGGCGGTCTCACTATCGGCACCACGGCGGCGCGCTAA
- a CDS encoding CoA-binding protein produces the protein MNHDSYSDDHIREILNSVKTIAMVGASPQNVRPSYFVFKYLAERGYDMIPVNPGQVGKSLIGKPFVGSLREIGRPIDMVDIFRSAEHIMPVLDEILALPTLPKVIWLQLGVRHDEAAAKAEAAGITVIMNRCPKIEYGRLSSEIGWMGVNSRTLSSKRGPVPTMGMRLSLNRGSIGGAGTAAADRAAKSRNDDA, from the coding sequence ATGAACCACGACAGCTACAGCGACGATCATATCCGCGAGATCCTCAACAGCGTGAAGACCATCGCGATGGTCGGCGCCTCGCCGCAGAATGTGCGGCCGAGCTATTTCGTGTTCAAATATCTCGCCGAGCGCGGCTACGACATGATCCCGGTCAATCCCGGACAGGTCGGCAAGAGCCTGATCGGCAAACCGTTCGTCGGATCATTGCGCGAGATTGGCCGACCCATCGACATGGTCGATATCTTCCGCAGCGCCGAGCACATCATGCCGGTGCTCGACGAGATTCTCGCTTTGCCCACGCTGCCGAAGGTGATCTGGCTGCAGCTCGGCGTCCGCCATGACGAGGCCGCGGCGAAGGCCGAGGCCGCAGGCATCACGGTCATCATGAACCGCTGCCCGAAGATCGAATATGGCCGGCTGTCGTCGGAGATCGGCTGGATGGGCGTCAACTCGCGCACCCTGAGCTCTAAACGCGGTCCGGTGCCGACGATGGGGATGCGGCTGTCGCTGAATCGCGGCAGCATCGGCGGCGCCGGCACCGCAGCCGCCGACCGTGCGGCAAAAAGCAGGAACGACGACGCCTGA
- a CDS encoding enoyl-CoA hydratase, translated as MALSQRASDAPPLLLREAIDAVAVLTLNRPAARNSLSEGLIGDLHLALDAIAGDRTVRAVVIAANGTVFSAGHDLKELTARRVDADRGRAYFAHMMSICSAMMQAVVALPKPVIACVQGVATAAGCQLVASCDLAVASEAATFATPGVDIGLFCSTPMVALTRNVPRKQAMEMLLTGEPITAARAREIGLVNRVVAAGLERDAAIALAEQVARKSAHTVKLGKEAFYRQAEMNLADAYSFAAGVMTENMMARDAEEGIGAFIEKRQPKWEDR; from the coding sequence ATGGCCCTGTCCCAGCGCGCGTCCGACGCGCCCCCCCTCCTGCTTCGCGAAGCAATCGACGCCGTCGCGGTGCTCACGCTGAATCGCCCGGCGGCGCGCAACAGCCTGTCCGAAGGCCTGATCGGCGACCTGCATTTGGCACTCGATGCCATCGCCGGTGACCGTACCGTGCGCGCCGTGGTGATCGCCGCCAACGGCACGGTTTTCTCCGCCGGCCACGACCTCAAGGAGCTCACCGCGCGCCGCGTCGACGCCGATCGCGGGCGGGCCTATTTCGCGCATATGATGTCGATCTGCAGCGCGATGATGCAGGCCGTGGTGGCGCTGCCGAAGCCGGTGATCGCCTGCGTGCAGGGCGTGGCGACCGCGGCGGGCTGCCAATTGGTGGCGAGCTGCGATCTGGCGGTGGCTTCCGAGGCCGCGACGTTCGCCACGCCCGGCGTCGATATCGGGCTGTTCTGCTCGACACCGATGGTGGCTCTGACGCGAAATGTCCCGCGCAAGCAGGCGATGGAGATGCTGCTCACCGGCGAACCGATCACGGCGGCGCGCGCCCGCGAAATCGGCCTTGTGAACCGCGTCGTGGCCGCAGGCCTTGAGCGTGACGCCGCGATTGCGCTGGCCGAACAGGTGGCGCGCAAATCTGCGCATACGGTGAAGCTCGGCAAGGAGGCGTTTTATCGACAGGCCGAGATGAATCTCGCCGACGCCTACAGCTTTGCCGCCGGAGTGATGACCGAGAACATGATGGCCCGTGACGCCGAAGAAGGCATCGGCGCCTTCATCGAAAAGCGTCAGCCCAAGTGGGAAGACCGATAA
- a CDS encoding putative bifunctional diguanylate cyclase/phosphodiesterase: MLYALSCLPAQHDPRYMIAALLVCMFGSLLSMRLLARVRRNSGARRLNLLFLSGLVAGGTVWTTHFTAILGYGSPLERAFEPTLTFFSLAIVVAFSWLGFFITTRTRLGPAIEGGGAIFGAGIAIMHYTGMMAFEVPGILMWNPGLVTVSVLCAMAFGAVATNRISRPVTRFCKYGGTLSMILAIVTLHFIGMAAVTVVPMAGSEIPAQALSDTFLLGSVIAAITLIMAMATSAYAIDLHAAQEATASYRHLALHDPLTGLPNRNGIAQRLAALLTGSSDDTARVVVLAIDLDRFKDVNDAHGHAAGDALLTGVARRLGAALQNGEYLARIGGDEFVAIKTDVFARAEAVKFADRLRDLVLAPIPWEHRNLSVSCSIGIALFPEHGTSGEVLCARADLAMYRAKSMGQGKICSYEASMDEVSRTRAELAIDLKRALAADEFELYYQPQNDVMTGNIVGFEALLRWNHPKKGRVPPDQFIPIAEETGLIVDIGDWVLRTACATATSWSRPFRVAVNVAPAQLNHDLAKHVAATLRETGLAPDRLEIELTETGIIADRQHALQVVLALKELGVTVAMDDFGTGYSSLSTLQAFPFDKIKIDKSFIQSVETSVHAAAIIKATMLLGRSLDIPVLAEGVETTRQLEFLRGENCDSVQGFLFGRPMPRDVINQMILDAAKTGRAPPESKGSASAAAA, from the coding sequence ATGCTCTACGCCCTGTCATGCCTGCCCGCCCAGCACGATCCGCGTTACATGATCGCCGCGCTGCTGGTGTGCATGTTTGGCTCGCTGCTGTCGATGCGGCTGCTGGCGCGCGTCAGGCGAAATAGCGGTGCCCGGCGCCTCAATCTGCTGTTCCTCTCCGGGCTTGTCGCGGGCGGCACGGTCTGGACCACGCACTTCACGGCGATCCTCGGATACGGGTCGCCGCTCGAGCGGGCATTCGAGCCGACGCTCACGTTCTTTTCGCTGGCGATCGTGGTGGCTTTCTCCTGGCTTGGTTTCTTCATCACCACCCGCACCCGGCTGGGGCCCGCCATCGAAGGCGGCGGCGCCATTTTCGGAGCTGGAATTGCCATCATGCACTATACCGGCATGATGGCCTTCGAGGTGCCGGGCATCCTGATGTGGAACCCGGGCCTAGTGACCGTTTCGGTTCTGTGCGCGATGGCCTTCGGCGCTGTTGCCACCAACCGCATCAGCCGGCCGGTGACCCGCTTCTGCAAGTATGGCGGCACGCTTTCCATGATCCTGGCGATCGTCACGCTGCATTTCATCGGCATGGCGGCTGTCACGGTGGTGCCGATGGCGGGTTCGGAAATCCCCGCGCAGGCTTTGTCGGACACCTTCCTTCTTGGCAGCGTCATCGCCGCCATCACGCTGATCATGGCCATGGCGACGTCCGCCTATGCGATCGATCTGCACGCGGCGCAAGAAGCCACCGCGAGCTACCGCCATCTTGCGCTGCACGATCCGCTCACGGGACTTCCGAACCGCAACGGCATTGCACAGCGCCTGGCTGCCCTGCTCACCGGAAGCAGCGACGATACCGCGCGCGTCGTTGTCCTTGCCATCGATCTCGACCGCTTCAAGGATGTCAACGATGCGCATGGCCACGCGGCCGGCGATGCCCTTCTGACCGGCGTCGCCCGGAGGCTAGGCGCCGCGTTGCAGAATGGAGAATACCTCGCCCGCATCGGCGGCGACGAGTTCGTGGCGATCAAGACCGATGTGTTCGCCCGTGCCGAAGCCGTCAAATTTGCCGACCGGCTGCGCGATCTCGTCCTCGCGCCCATTCCATGGGAACACCGCAACCTGTCGGTCAGTTGCAGCATCGGCATCGCGCTGTTTCCCGAACACGGCACGTCAGGCGAGGTCCTGTGCGCGAGGGCCGATCTGGCGATGTACCGCGCCAAGAGCATGGGCCAGGGCAAGATCTGCAGCTACGAAGCGTCGATGGACGAAGTGAGCCGCACCCGCGCGGAGCTTGCGATCGACCTGAAGCGGGCGCTGGCCGCCGACGAGTTCGAGCTTTACTATCAACCCCAGAACGACGTCATGACCGGCAACATCGTGGGCTTCGAGGCGCTGTTACGCTGGAACCATCCCAAAAAGGGTCGGGTTCCGCCCGACCAGTTCATACCGATTGCGGAAGAAACCGGCCTGATCGTCGATATCGGCGACTGGGTTCTGCGAACCGCATGCGCCACGGCGACGAGTTGGAGCCGGCCGTTCCGCGTGGCGGTCAACGTCGCGCCCGCGCAGCTCAATCACGATCTGGCCAAGCATGTCGCCGCAACGCTGCGCGAAACAGGGCTCGCACCCGACCGTCTGGAAATTGAACTGACCGAGACCGGCATTATCGCGGACCGCCAGCATGCGCTGCAGGTCGTGCTGGCGCTGAAGGAGCTCGGCGTCACCGTCGCCATGGACGATTTCGGCACGGGCTATTCTTCCCTGTCGACACTGCAGGCCTTTCCGTTCGACAAGATCAAGATCGACAAGAGCTTCATCCAGTCGGTCGAGACCAGCGTGCATGCCGCCGCGATCATCAAGGCGACGATGCTGCTCGGCCGCAGCCTCGATATCCCCGTGCTGGCGGAGGGCGTCGAGACCACGCGTCAGCTGGAATTCTTGCGCGGCGAGAATTGCGACAGCGTGCAAGGCTTCCTGTTCGGCAGACCGATGCCGCGCGACGTCATCAACCAGATGATCCTCGACGCCGCTAAGACCGGGCGCGCGCCGCCCGAGTCCAAGGGATCGGCATCGGCCGCCGCGGCCTGA
- a CDS encoding PaaI family thioesterase — MTIAKMSVAELETFLHREFPQAFSTGDIAIESADGSSSLLRQTYNERMLRPGGTVSGPTLMALADFAMYVVLLSAIGPVGLAVTTNLNINFLRKGQPGQDVLAAARLLKIGKRLAVGEVTLLSGTSADPIAHVTSTYSIPNAG; from the coding sequence ATGACGATTGCAAAAATGAGCGTGGCCGAACTCGAAACATTCCTGCACAGGGAATTTCCGCAAGCTTTCAGCACCGGCGATATCGCCATCGAAAGCGCCGACGGCTCATCGTCCCTACTGCGCCAGACCTATAATGAGCGCATGCTGCGGCCGGGCGGCACCGTCTCCGGCCCGACGCTGATGGCGCTGGCCGATTTCGCGATGTACGTCGTGTTGCTGTCCGCGATCGGGCCGGTGGGCCTCGCCGTCACCACCAATCTCAACATCAATTTCCTGCGCAAGGGCCAGCCCGGCCAGGACGTGCTGGCGGCCGCGCGCCTGCTGAAGATCGGAAAACGCCTCGCGGTGGGCGAAGTCACCCTGTTATCAGGCACTTCGGCCGATCCGATCGCCCACGTCACCTCGACCTATTCCATTCCAAATGCTGGCTGA
- the rplM gene encoding 50S ribosomal protein L13, which yields MKTFSAKPAEITKKWIVIDATGLVVGRLATLVAMRLRGKHLPIYTPHVDCGDHVIIINAAKVVFTGRKRDQKIYYHHTGFIGGIKERSAKSILEGRFPERIMEKAIERMIPRGPLGRLQMSNLRVYPGAEHPHEAQQPEPFNVGELNRKNMRAA from the coding sequence ATGAAAACGTTTTCGGCCAAGCCAGCCGAGATCACGAAGAAGTGGATCGTCATCGACGCCACGGGTCTCGTGGTCGGCCGGCTCGCCACGCTGGTCGCGATGCGCCTGCGCGGCAAGCATCTCCCGATCTACACGCCCCACGTTGATTGCGGTGACCATGTCATCATCATCAACGCCGCGAAGGTGGTCTTCACCGGCCGCAAGCGCGACCAGAAGATCTATTACCACCACACCGGTTTCATCGGTGGCATCAAGGAACGCAGCGCCAAGTCGATCCTCGAGGGTCGCTTCCCTGAGCGCATTATGGAAAAGGCCATTGAGCGCATGATCCCGCGCGGCCCGCTCGGTCGCCTGCAGATGAGCAATCTCCGCGTCTATCCGGGTGCCGAGCATCCGCATGAAGCCCAGCAGCCCGAGCCGTTCAACGTCGGCGAGCTGAACCGCAAGAACATGAGGGCCGCATAA
- a CDS encoding DUF2842 domain-containing protein: protein MRIRTRKFLGTIFLLVLVVIWSLLGMAVAQMPWLAASGFRQAIFYVVAGLGWVLPAMPIVSWMSKRNPEPLT, encoded by the coding sequence ATGCGAATCCGCACCCGCAAATTCCTCGGCACCATCTTCCTGCTTGTGCTGGTCGTGATCTGGTCTCTGCTCGGCATGGCGGTGGCGCAGATGCCGTGGCTGGCCGCGTCCGGCTTTCGGCAGGCCATCTTCTATGTCGTTGCCGGGCTCGGCTGGGTGCTTCCGGCGATGCCGATCGTCAGTTGGATGTCGAAGCGGAATCCGGAACCCCTCACCTGA
- a CDS encoding COX15/CtaA family protein → MTTGSLRDDSRLRPVRAWLIAVAALIALMVLVGGATRLTESGLSIVEWKPVTGTLPPLTQAHWNEAFEAYKAIPQYRELNSGMSLDEFKTIFWWEWSHRLLGRVIGMVYLLPFLWFFWSGVLGSDLKKRLWVIFGLGALQGAVGWWMVASGLTKRVEVSQYRLATHLVLALVIFAAIVWTLRQLTDRTPVAANRRLRITSVVLLGLTFLQIYFGALVAGLRAGRVFNTWPEIDGALIPSAARLFFEEPWWRNLFDNVLTVQFEHRMTAYALLALAIWHAVDAVRSRADKAVINGALWMVAAITAQAMLGILTLLYQVPIDLALSHQAMAIVVLTLSVLQVERMKVKRTAPAKFALASKAA, encoded by the coding sequence ATGACCACCGGTTCCCTCCGCGACGACTCAAGGCTGCGCCCGGTGCGGGCGTGGCTGATCGCGGTCGCCGCGCTGATCGCGCTGATGGTGCTGGTCGGCGGCGCGACGCGGCTGACGGAATCCGGCCTGTCGATCGTCGAGTGGAAGCCGGTCACGGGCACGCTGCCGCCCCTGACCCAGGCGCACTGGAACGAGGCGTTCGAGGCCTACAAGGCGATCCCGCAATATCGCGAGCTCAATTCCGGCATGAGCCTCGACGAATTCAAGACCATCTTCTGGTGGGAATGGAGCCATCGGCTGCTCGGCCGCGTCATCGGCATGGTCTATCTGCTGCCCTTCCTCTGGTTCTTCTGGTCAGGCGTGCTGGGTTCCGACCTGAAGAAACGGCTATGGGTGATCTTCGGCCTTGGCGCCCTGCAGGGAGCCGTGGGCTGGTGGATGGTGGCGTCGGGTCTCACCAAGCGCGTCGAGGTGTCGCAATATCGGCTGGCGACCCATCTGGTGCTGGCGCTGGTGATCTTTGCCGCGATCGTCTGGACGCTGCGGCAACTGACCGACCGCACGCCGGTGGCGGCGAATAGGCGGCTGCGCATCACCAGCGTGGTGCTGCTCGGGCTGACCTTCCTGCAGATCTATTTCGGTGCGCTGGTGGCTGGGCTGCGGGCAGGTCGGGTGTTCAACACCTGGCCGGAGATCGACGGCGCGCTGATCCCCTCCGCGGCACGGCTGTTCTTCGAGGAGCCGTGGTGGCGCAACCTGTTCGACAATGTGCTGACCGTGCAGTTCGAGCACCGCATGACGGCCTATGCGCTGCTGGCGCTGGCGATCTGGCACGCCGTGGATGCGGTGCGGTCGCGGGCTGACAAAGCGGTGATCAACGGCGCGCTGTGGATGGTCGCGGCGATTACCGCGCAGGCGATGCTCGGCATCCTGACGCTGTTGTATCAGGTGCCGATCGATCTGGCGCTGTCGCATCAGGCGATGGCGATCGTGGTGCTGACGCTGTCGGTGCTGCAGGTCGAGCGGATGAAGGTGAAGCGAACCGCTCCCGCAAAATTCGCGTTGGCCAGCAAGGCCGCCTGA
- a CDS encoding GNAT family N-acetyltransferase, which yields MPMAAVIDGPAAAAPAACRIARVEIFSDMQAAEPIWRSLETSAHLFTPYQRFDLQAAWQIHIGASEGVRPLIVVAYDAANEPLLLLPLGLRQQRGMAVACYLGGKHITFNMPLWRRDFAAGAGKAEMDALLRGIQRHVTRVDVLALARQPQSWLGMANPLALLPSQAATNGCPVLRMTPGAAPGDRVSASMRKRLKTKERKYDSVTGYRYLQARSEADITRILDAFFAIKPLRMAEQNLPNVFAEPGVEAFIRDTCAAPRDGGHVIDLHALVCDEEVIAMFAGVADAGRFSMMFNTYTMSENAKYSPGLILMRTIIDTYAEHGVTSLDLGIGGDDYKRMFCKDDEPIFDSFLPLTGRGRLGALGLSSLAHAKRMVKQSPALTQMAQKLRGALQR from the coding sequence ATGCCCATGGCCGCTGTGATCGATGGTCCCGCGGCCGCCGCACCGGCAGCTTGTCGCATCGCGCGCGTCGAAATTTTCAGCGACATGCAGGCCGCCGAGCCGATCTGGCGATCGCTGGAAACCTCCGCGCATCTGTTCACGCCCTATCAGCGTTTCGATCTGCAGGCCGCCTGGCAGATACATATCGGCGCAAGCGAGGGTGTGCGGCCGCTGATCGTCGTCGCCTATGACGCGGCCAATGAGCCCTTGCTGCTGCTGCCGCTCGGCCTGCGGCAACAGCGCGGCATGGCGGTTGCCTGCTATCTCGGCGGCAAGCACATCACCTTCAACATGCCGCTGTGGCGGCGCGATTTCGCCGCGGGCGCCGGCAAGGCCGAGATGGACGCGCTGCTGCGCGGCATCCAGCGGCACGTCACCCGGGTCGATGTGCTGGCCCTCGCCCGCCAGCCGCAAAGCTGGCTCGGCATGGCCAATCCCCTCGCCTTGCTGCCGAGCCAGGCCGCGACCAACGGATGCCCGGTGCTGCGAATGACACCGGGCGCGGCACCCGGCGACCGCGTCAGCGCTTCGATGCGCAAGCGCCTGAAGACCAAGGAACGCAAATACGACAGCGTGACCGGCTATCGCTATCTGCAGGCCCGTTCCGAGGCCGACATCACGCGCATCCTCGATGCCTTTTTTGCCATCAAGCCGTTGCGCATGGCGGAGCAGAACCTGCCCAACGTGTTTGCCGAACCCGGCGTCGAGGCCTTCATCCGCGACACTTGTGCTGCGCCACGCGACGGTGGCCACGTCATCGATCTGCATGCGCTGGTCTGCGACGAGGAAGTGATCGCGATGTTTGCCGGCGTCGCCGACGCCGGACGCTTCTCGATGATGTTCAACACCTACACGATGTCGGAGAATGCGAAGTATAGCCCCGGCCTGATCCTGATGCGGACCATCATCGACACCTACGCCGAGCATGGCGTCACCTCGCTCGATCTCGGCATCGGGGGCGACGATTACAAGCGGATGTTCTGCAAGGACGACGAGCCGATCTTCGACAGCTTTTTGCCGCTCACCGGCCGCGGCCGGCTGGGCGCGCTCGGGCTGTCATCGCTTGCGCATGCCAAGCGCATGGTCAAGCAATCGCCGGCCCTGACGCAAATGGCGCAAAAACTGCGCGGCGCGTTGCAGCGCTGA
- a CDS encoding flagellar basal body rod protein FlgC, giving the protein MSSISTIALSGMTAATRRLAVSASNVANIASTGTLPDASGAVAAGAPRAYAPLVVVETASAGGGTATSVATATPSTTAVSDPQAPFANASGLVAAPNVDLSQEMISQLIASYSFAAGAATMKADDRMAKALIDIKA; this is encoded by the coding sequence ATGAGCAGCATTTCGACCATCGCCCTGTCCGGCATGACCGCGGCGACACGCCGTTTAGCCGTGTCCGCCTCGAACGTCGCCAATATCGCGAGCACCGGCACCCTGCCCGATGCCAGCGGCGCGGTAGCGGCCGGCGCGCCGCGGGCCTATGCACCGCTGGTCGTGGTCGAGACCGCCAGCGCCGGCGGCGGCACCGCGACGTCGGTTGCGACGGCGACACCCTCTACCACCGCGGTCTCCGATCCGCAGGCCCCCTTCGCCAACGCAAGCGGTCTGGTTGCCGCACCCAATGTCGACCTGTCGCAGGAGATGATCAGCCAGCTGATCGCCAGCTACAGTTTTGCGGCCGGCGCGGCGACAATGAAGGCGGACGACCGCATGGCCAAGGCGCTGATCGACATCAAGGCGTAA
- a CDS encoding antibiotic biosynthesis monooxygenase family protein, producing MITEIAQIDVKPGTESAFEAAVAKARPLFLRAKGGQGFELHKSIEKPQRYRLMVQWATLEDHTVDFRGSPDFAEWRALVGEFFASPPEVEHTETVLTT from the coding sequence ATGATCACTGAAATCGCACAGATCGACGTCAAGCCGGGCACCGAATCGGCTTTCGAGGCCGCGGTGGCCAAGGCGCGTCCGCTGTTCCTGCGCGCCAAGGGCGGCCAGGGTTTTGAGCTGCATAAATCGATCGAAAAGCCGCAGCGCTACCGCCTGATGGTGCAGTGGGCGACGCTGGAGGACCACACGGTCGATTTCCGGGGATCGCCGGACTTCGCCGAATGGCGCGCTCTGGTCGGCGAATTCTTCGCGTCGCCGCCGGAAGTGGAGCACACCGAGACCGTGCTGACGACCTGA